The following are encoded in a window of Schistocerca nitens isolate TAMUIC-IGC-003100 chromosome 9, iqSchNite1.1, whole genome shotgun sequence genomic DNA:
- the LOC126203867 gene encoding cell surface glycoprotein 1-like isoform X4, whose product MGRPNGILSLLMVSLIAQAKGMPRAGDDSGCLPESDPNYKINVPHPTDCSKYYSCANGHGVLMPCPSGTEFNPTLMICDWPDQAGCAAHQPPTTTTTTTTTTTTTTELPTHTPSVQPTTTTTTTELPTHTPSVQPTEQPTNPPTQPPTNPPTQEPTDTPTEPTTEEPIEDPTEEPTEEPIEDPTEEPTQEPIEDPTEEPTQEPIEDPTEEPTQDPIDDPTEEPTEEPVEDPTEEPTEEPVEDPTEEPTEDPVEDPTEEPTEEPIDDPTEEPTEEPIDDPTEEPTEEPIEDPTDEPTEEPIEDPTEEPTEKPTEDPTEEPTEEPAEDPTEEPTDVPTEPPTQEPTDVPTEPPTEEPIEDPTEQPTESPTEAPTEEPTDAPTEVPTEEPTGEPTEAPTEEPTDSPTEEPVEEPTEAPTEEPTDAPTEVPTEEPTGEPTEAPTEEPTDSPTEEPVEEPTEAPTEEPTDATTEAPTGEPTEEPQDPTEAPTAVPTQEPTDIPTEEPSEVPTDAPTEKPTNAPTEIPTEEPTRTPATIPPTEAPTTRPTITEIPSTATPSDVPTVAPTNPPTTTIKPTNVPTDAPPTIVSPTSAPTVTTTSELPQNTTPSLPPTTTTTTTTTTTLRPHIPTSSTTTTSTTTTTTIRTPTRPKPSLGFSFWPPTPRPFWRRWWRNSPSISSGSHARRHWLW is encoded by the exons ATGG gACGGCCAAATGGAATTTTGAGTTTGCTCATGGTAAGTCTGATAGCCCAGGCGAAAGGAATGCCTCGGGCAGGAGACGATTCGGGATGTCTGCCAGAAAGTGACCCCAACTACAAAATAAACGTGCCACACCCAACAGACTGCAGCAAGTACTATTCCTGCGCAAATGGGCATGGAGTACTGATGCCGTGCCCGAGTGGCACAGAATTCAACCCAACCCTGATGATATGTGACTGGCCAGACCAAGCGGGCTGCGCAGCTCATCAGCCTCCAacaactactacaactactacaactactacaacTACAACAACTGAGCTGCCAACCCACACTCCTTCAGTGCaaccaacaactacaacaacaacaactgagttgCCAACCCACACTCCTTCAGTGCAACCAACAGAACAACCAACTAATCCTCCTACTCAGCCACCAACAAACCCTCCTACACAAGAACCAACTGATACTCCCACAGAGCCAACAACAGAGGAGCCAATAGAAGAC CCCACAGAAGAACCAACAGAGGAACCAATAGAAGACCCCACAGAAGAACCAACACAGGAGCCAATAGAAGATCCAACAGAAGAACCAACACAGGAGCCAATAGAAGATCCAACAGAAGAACCAACACAGGACCCAATAGATGATCCCACAGAAGAACCAACAGAGGAGCCAGTAGAAGACCCCACTGAAGAACCAACAGAGGAGCCAGTAGAAGACCCCACTGAAGAACCAACAGAGGATCCAGTAGAAGATCCAACAGAAGAACCAACAGAGGAGCCAATAGATGATCCCACAGAAGAACCAACAGAAGAGCCAATAGACGATCCAACAGAAGAACCAACAGAGGAACCAATAGAAGATCCCACAGATGAACCAACTGAGGAACCAATAGAAGATCCTACAGAAGAACCAACAGAGAAACCAACAGAAGATCCTACAGAGGAACCAACTGAGGAGCCAGCTGAAGATCCCACAGAAGAGCCAACAGATGTTCCCACAGAGCCACCAACACAAGAGCCAACAGATGTTCCCACAGAGCCACCAACAGAAGAGCCAATTGAAGATCCCACAGAACAGCCAACAGAATCTCCAACAGAAGCACCAACAGAAGAGCCAACTGATGCTCCTACAGAAGTTCCAACAGAAGAACCGACAGGAGAGCCAACAGAAGCACCAACAGAAGAACCCACAGACTCACCAACAGAAGAACCAGTAGAAGAGCCCACAGAGGCACCAACAGAAGAGCCAACTGATGCTCCTACAGAAGTTCCAACAGAAGAACCGACAGGAGAGCCAACAGAAGCACCAACAGAAGAACCCACAGACTCACCAACAGAAGAACCAGTAGAAGAGCCCACAGAGGCACCAACAGAAGAGCCAACCGATGCAACCACAGAAGCTCCAACAGGGGAGCCAACAGAAGAACCACAAGATCCAACAGAAGCTCCTACAGCAGTGCCAACACAAGAACCAACAGATATTCCCACAGAGGAACCATCTGAGGTTCCTACAGATGCACCAACAGAAAAACCTACAAATGCTCCCACTGAGATACCAACAGAAGAACCTACACGTACTCCAGCTACCATCCCACCCACAGAAGCCCCAACAACAAGGCCAACTATAACTGAAATTCCTTCTACCGCCACTCCTTCAGATGTGCCAACAGTAGCTCCCACAAATCCACCTACTACTACAATAAAGCCAACTAATGTACCAACTGATGCTCCACCAACCATTGTCAGTCCAACATCTGCACCAACAGTAACAACGACGAGTGAACTGCCTCAAAATACGACTCCCAGCTTACCACCTACTACCACCACTACAACCACTACTACAACCACCTTGAGACCACATATACCAACCAGTTCTACGACGACCACAAGTACAACGACCACTACCACGATCCGTACCCCTACCAGACCTAAACCATCTTTGGGTTTCTCGTTCTGGCCTCCAACGCCACGTCCTTTCTGGCGTAGGTGGTGGCGAAACTCGCCATCAATAAGTTCTGGCTCTCACGCCAGGAGGCATTGGCTGTGGTAG
- the LOC126203867 gene encoding cell surface glycoprotein 1-like isoform X3: MGRPNGILSLLMVSLIAQAKGMPRAGDDSGCLPESDPNYKINVPHPTDCSKYYSCANGHGVLMPCPSGTEFNPTLMICDWPDQAGCAAHQPPTTTTTTTTTTTTTTELPTHTPSVQPTTTTTTTELPTHTPSVQPTEQPTNPPTQPPTNPPTQEPTDTPTEPTTEEPIEDPTEEPTEEPIEDPTEEPTEEPIEDPTEEPTQEPIEDPTEEPTQEPIEDPTEEPTQDPIDDPTEEPTEEPVEDPTEEPTEEPVEDPTEEPTEDPVEDPTEEPTEEPIDDPTEEPTEEPIDDPTEEPTEEPIEDPTDEPTEEPIEDPTEEPTEKPTEDPTEEPTEEPAEDPTEEPTDVPTEPPTQEPTDVPTEPPTEEPIEDPTEQPTESPTEAPTEEPTDAPTEVPTEEPTGEPTEAPTEEPTDSPTEEPVEEPTEAPTEEPTDAPTEVPTEEPTGEPTEAPTEEPTDSPTEEPVEEPTEAPTEEPTDATTEAPTGEPTEEPQDPTEAPTAVPTQEPTDIPTEEPSEVPTDAPTEKPTNAPTEIPTEEPTRTPATIPPTEAPTTRPTITEIPSTATPSDVPTVAPTNPPTTTIKPTNVPTDAPPTIVSPTSAPTVTTTSELPQNTTPSLPPTTTTTTTTTTTLRPHIPTSSTTTTSTTTTTTIRTPTRPKPSLGFSFWPPTPRPFWRRWWRNSPSISSGSHARRHWLW; this comes from the exons ATGG gACGGCCAAATGGAATTTTGAGTTTGCTCATGGTAAGTCTGATAGCCCAGGCGAAAGGAATGCCTCGGGCAGGAGACGATTCGGGATGTCTGCCAGAAAGTGACCCCAACTACAAAATAAACGTGCCACACCCAACAGACTGCAGCAAGTACTATTCCTGCGCAAATGGGCATGGAGTACTGATGCCGTGCCCGAGTGGCACAGAATTCAACCCAACCCTGATGATATGTGACTGGCCAGACCAAGCGGGCTGCGCAGCTCATCAGCCTCCAacaactactacaactactacaactactacaacTACAACAACTGAGCTGCCAACCCACACTCCTTCAGTGCaaccaacaactacaacaacaacaactgagttgCCAACCCACACTCCTTCAGTGCAACCAACAGAACAACCAACTAATCCTCCTACTCAGCCACCAACAAACCCTCCTACACAAGAACCAACTGATACTCCCACAGAGCCAACAACAGAGGAGCCAATAGAAGAC CCCACAGAAGAACCAACAGAGGAGCCAATAGAAGACCCCACAGAAGAACCAACAGAGGAACCAATAGAAGACCCCACAGAAGAACCAACACAGGAGCCAATAGAAGATCCAACAGAAGAACCAACACAGGAGCCAATAGAAGATCCAACAGAAGAACCAACACAGGACCCAATAGATGATCCCACAGAAGAACCAACAGAGGAGCCAGTAGAAGACCCCACTGAAGAACCAACAGAGGAGCCAGTAGAAGACCCCACTGAAGAACCAACAGAGGATCCAGTAGAAGATCCAACAGAAGAACCAACAGAGGAGCCAATAGATGATCCCACAGAAGAACCAACAGAAGAGCCAATAGACGATCCAACAGAAGAACCAACAGAGGAACCAATAGAAGATCCCACAGATGAACCAACTGAGGAACCAATAGAAGATCCTACAGAAGAACCAACAGAGAAACCAACAGAAGATCCTACAGAGGAACCAACTGAGGAGCCAGCTGAAGATCCCACAGAAGAGCCAACAGATGTTCCCACAGAGCCACCAACACAAGAGCCAACAGATGTTCCCACAGAGCCACCAACAGAAGAGCCAATTGAAGATCCCACAGAACAGCCAACAGAATCTCCAACAGAAGCACCAACAGAAGAGCCAACTGATGCTCCTACAGAAGTTCCAACAGAAGAACCGACAGGAGAGCCAACAGAAGCACCAACAGAAGAACCCACAGACTCACCAACAGAAGAACCAGTAGAAGAGCCCACAGAGGCACCAACAGAAGAGCCAACTGATGCTCCTACAGAAGTTCCAACAGAAGAACCGACAGGAGAGCCAACAGAAGCACCAACAGAAGAACCCACAGACTCACCAACAGAAGAACCAGTAGAAGAGCCCACAGAGGCACCAACAGAAGAGCCAACCGATGCAACCACAGAAGCTCCAACAGGGGAGCCAACAGAAGAACCACAAGATCCAACAGAAGCTCCTACAGCAGTGCCAACACAAGAACCAACAGATATTCCCACAGAGGAACCATCTGAGGTTCCTACAGATGCACCAACAGAAAAACCTACAAATGCTCCCACTGAGATACCAACAGAAGAACCTACACGTACTCCAGCTACCATCCCACCCACAGAAGCCCCAACAACAAGGCCAACTATAACTGAAATTCCTTCTACCGCCACTCCTTCAGATGTGCCAACAGTAGCTCCCACAAATCCACCTACTACTACAATAAAGCCAACTAATGTACCAACTGATGCTCCACCAACCATTGTCAGTCCAACATCTGCACCAACAGTAACAACGACGAGTGAACTGCCTCAAAATACGACTCCCAGCTTACCACCTACTACCACCACTACAACCACTACTACAACCACCTTGAGACCACATATACCAACCAGTTCTACGACGACCACAAGTACAACGACCACTACCACGATCCGTACCCCTACCAGACCTAAACCATCTTTGGGTTTCTCGTTCTGGCCTCCAACGCCACGTCCTTTCTGGCGTAGGTGGTGGCGAAACTCGCCATCAATAAGTTCTGGCTCTCACGCCAGGAGGCATTGGCTGTGGTAG